Proteins encoded within one genomic window of Ascaphus truei isolate aAscTru1 chromosome 8, aAscTru1.hap1, whole genome shotgun sequence:
- the DKK1 gene encoding dickkopf-related protein 1 isoform X1, protein MHQEVTGMLLSLLALCSNTWDGASGFVMTNSNSNSIKNVPVAPGGQGMGYYPVSASPDSLYDIANKYQPFDSYPPYTCVEDDDCALDEFCHSSRGGTALVCLACRKRRKRCLRDAMCCLGNYCSNGICVPNDHDHERLLHHGHIEETIMESYNPEHATMDTHSKITTSPSGMQPFKGRDGDVCLRSTDCSPGLCCARHFWSKICKPVLEEGQVCTRHRRKGSHGLEIFQRCHCGTGLSCRLQRGEFTTAPKSSRLHTCQRH, encoded by the exons ATGCACCAGGAAGTGACCGGGATGTTGCTGTCCCTTCTTGCTCTGTGTTCTAATACTTGGGATGGAGCATCTGGCTTTGTGATGACCAACTCCAACTCTAACTCCATCAAGAATGTGCCTGTAGCACCAGGAGGACAGGGCATGGGCTATTACCCAGTCAGTGCCAGCCCGGACTCTCTCTATGACATTGCCAACAAATACCAACCCTTTGACAGTTACCCG CCATATACTTGCGTGGAAGATGATGACTGCGCCCTTGATGAGTTCTGCCACAGCTCCAGAGGTGGCACCGCCCTGGTGTGCCTGGCCTGCAGGAAGCGCAGGAAGCGCTGTCTCCGGGACGCCATGTGTTGCTTGGGCAACTATTGCAGCAACG GAATTTGTGTTCCTAATGATCACGATCACGAACGCCTCCTGCACCATGGACACATTGAGGAAACCATTATGGAAAGTTATAACCCTGAGCACGCTACAATGGATACCCACTCTAAAATAACTACATCTCCTTCAGGAATGCAACCTTTCAAAG GTCGAGATGGCGATGTGTGTCTCAGGTCAACAGACTGCTCACCCGGACTCTGCTGTGCTCGTCACTTCTGGTCAAAGATCTGCAAGCCTGTCCTTGAGGAAGGCCAAGTATGTACCAGACACAGAAGAAAAGGATCTCATGGGCTGGAGATTTTCCAGCGTTGCCACTGTGGAACAGGACTATCCTGTAGATTACAAAGAGGAGAATTCACAACTGCCCCTAAATCCTCAAGACTTCACACATGCCAAAGACACTGA
- the DKK1 gene encoding dickkopf-related protein 1 isoform X2: protein MHQEVTGMLLSLLALCSNTWDGASGFVMTNSNSNSIKNVPVAPGGQGMGYYPVSASPDSLYDIANKYQPFDSYPPYTCVEDDDCALDEFCHSSRGGTALVCLACRKRRKRCLRDAMCCLGNYCSNGICVPNDHDHERLLHHGHIEETIMESYNPEHATMDTHSKITTSPSGMQPFKGRDGDVCLRSTDCSPGLCCARHFWSKICKPVLEEGQEGALQWQLCPR from the exons ATGCACCAGGAAGTGACCGGGATGTTGCTGTCCCTTCTTGCTCTGTGTTCTAATACTTGGGATGGAGCATCTGGCTTTGTGATGACCAACTCCAACTCTAACTCCATCAAGAATGTGCCTGTAGCACCAGGAGGACAGGGCATGGGCTATTACCCAGTCAGTGCCAGCCCGGACTCTCTCTATGACATTGCCAACAAATACCAACCCTTTGACAGTTACCCG CCATATACTTGCGTGGAAGATGATGACTGCGCCCTTGATGAGTTCTGCCACAGCTCCAGAGGTGGCACCGCCCTGGTGTGCCTGGCCTGCAGGAAGCGCAGGAAGCGCTGTCTCCGGGACGCCATGTGTTGCTTGGGCAACTATTGCAGCAACG GAATTTGTGTTCCTAATGATCACGATCACGAACGCCTCCTGCACCATGGACACATTGAGGAAACCATTATGGAAAGTTATAACCCTGAGCACGCTACAATGGATACCCACTCTAAAATAACTACATCTCCTTCAGGAATGCAACCTTTCAAAG GTCGAGATGGCGATGTGTGTCTCAGGTCAACAGACTGCTCACCCGGACTCTGCTGTGCTCGTCACTTCTGGTCAAAGATCTGCAAGCCTGTCCTTGAGGAAGGCCAA GAAGGGGCTTTACAGTGGCAGTTGTGCCCCAGATGA